One Proteinivorax tanatarense DNA segment encodes these proteins:
- a CDS encoding AbgT family transporter codes for MKSSTGNQKPKQNWGDKFLNVVEKTGNKLPHPVTLFFIFAATVLVLSFVLSAFDVSAQHPDPDIEEPIKVINLLSREGIRDILTGAVGNFTGFAPLGVVLVAMLGVGVAERSGLIAAMLKKIVMGAPDKLVTAVVVFAGVMSSMASDAGYVVLVPLGAVIFLAKGRHPIAGLAAAFAGVSGGFSSNLIITMIDPLLGGFTQEAARMFDATYSVTPAANLYFMMASTVLITCIGVLITEKVVEPRLGTYTGSYKQDLEPITPREIKSLKIALLALIGFIAVVALMTIPETGILRTDEGALLDDPASPFIGAMIPLISASFFIPGLAYGISAGTIRKDKDVAKFMEETMSTMGGYIVLAFAAAQFVAYFEWSNIGLILAISGAEFLQAINLTGIPLILAFIFVSGIINLFVGSASAKWAIMAPVFVPMLMTMGYSPEVAQLAYRIGDSTTNIISPLMPYFAIIVAFAQKYDKKLGIGTLISTMVPYSIAFMIAWMIMLTIWMLIGLPIGPETPVIY; via the coding sequence ATGAAATCATCAACAGGCAATCAAAAACCTAAGCAAAACTGGGGAGATAAATTTCTAAATGTAGTAGAAAAAACCGGTAACAAATTACCCCATCCTGTTACTCTGTTTTTTATTTTTGCTGCCACAGTTCTAGTTTTATCTTTTGTATTAAGCGCGTTTGACGTATCAGCACAACATCCAGACCCTGATATTGAAGAACCAATTAAGGTAATAAACCTTCTATCTAGGGAAGGAATTAGGGATATCCTAACTGGAGCTGTAGGTAACTTCACAGGGTTTGCTCCATTAGGTGTTGTTTTAGTGGCAATGCTAGGTGTAGGAGTTGCAGAAAGATCTGGACTTATTGCTGCGATGCTTAAAAAGATTGTTATGGGAGCACCAGATAAGTTAGTTACTGCTGTTGTTGTATTTGCAGGAGTTATGTCTTCGATGGCATCAGATGCAGGATACGTAGTATTAGTACCTCTTGGTGCTGTAATATTTTTAGCAAAAGGAAGGCATCCTATCGCCGGATTGGCAGCTGCTTTTGCTGGAGTGTCTGGTGGATTTAGTTCAAACTTAATCATTACAATGATCGACCCTCTATTGGGTGGATTTACTCAGGAAGCAGCCCGTATGTTTGACGCAACATATTCTGTTACGCCAGCTGCAAACCTTTACTTCATGATGGCTTCAACTGTGTTAATTACTTGTATAGGTGTGCTTATAACTGAGAAAGTGGTAGAACCTAGACTAGGGACATATACTGGCTCATATAAACAAGACCTTGAACCTATAACTCCAAGAGAAATAAAAAGTTTGAAGATTGCTTTACTAGCTCTTATTGGTTTTATAGCAGTTGTGGCGTTAATGACAATTCCAGAAACAGGTATATTAAGAACTGATGAAGGGGCTCTATTAGATGATCCAGCATCACCGTTTATAGGAGCTATGATACCACTGATTTCAGCATCATTTTTCATCCCGGGACTTGCTTATGGTATCAGTGCTGGAACCATAAGAAAGGATAAAGATGTAGCTAAGTTTATGGAAGAAACAATGTCTACAATGGGTGGATATATCGTATTAGCCTTTGCTGCAGCTCAGTTTGTTGCATATTTCGAATGGTCAAACATTGGACTTATTTTAGCTATTAGTGGGGCTGAGTTTTTACAAGCTATTAATTTAACTGGGATACCCCTTATTTTAGCTTTTATATTTGTAAGTGGTATCATCAATCTATTTGTTGGTAGTGCTTCTGCTAAGTGGGCTATAATGGCTCCTGTGTTTGTACCCATGTTAATGACAATGGGGTATTCACCAGAGGTTGCTCAGCTTGCATACCGTATTGGAGATTCTACAACTAACATTATTTCACCACTTATGCCGTACTTCGCTATCATCGTAGCTTTCGCTCAGAAATACGATAAAAAATTGGGTATCGGTACTTTGATATCTACAATGGTGCCATACTCTATAGCATTTATGATTGCTTGGATGATTATGCTAACTATTTGGATGTTAATTGGTTTGCCAATTGGACCTGAAACTCCAGTAATTTACTAA
- a CDS encoding S66 family peptidase yields the protein MIPKKLQKGDEVRVISPASSLKVIAPEQRELAIKRLNKLGLNVTFSKNAEEMDDFMSSSIKSRIDDLHNAFKDKNVKGILTTLGGYNCNQLLKYIDYSLIKDNPKVLCGFSDITALSNAIYHKTGLVGYSGPHFSSLGMLKGIDYTVENFEKCLMKENSFELVPSSYWSDDLWFMDQQNRKFRESRGFKIVNTGEAEGVVVGGNLCTFNLLHGTEFMPDLTDKIIFIEDDYETNPQIFDRDLQSIIHQPNFDKVRGLIIGRFERRSRFTTDLLQKSIKSKKELKGIPIIADVDISHTTPRATMPIGGKVKMKADDNKAIIEILDH from the coding sequence ATGATACCGAAAAAATTGCAAAAGGGCGATGAGGTTAGAGTTATCTCACCGGCTAGTAGTCTTAAGGTGATAGCTCCAGAACAAAGGGAATTAGCTATAAAAAGATTAAATAAATTAGGGTTAAATGTTACCTTTTCTAAAAATGCGGAAGAAATGGATGACTTTATGTCTTCATCTATTAAATCTAGAATTGATGATTTACATAATGCTTTTAAAGATAAAAATGTAAAAGGTATACTAACAACATTGGGTGGATACAACTGTAATCAGTTATTAAAGTATATCGATTATTCGTTGATAAAAGATAATCCTAAAGTGTTATGTGGCTTTTCTGACATAACAGCACTCAGCAATGCTATATACCATAAAACAGGTTTGGTGGGATACTCAGGACCACATTTTTCATCTTTAGGCATGCTTAAGGGGATTGACTATACTGTAGAAAATTTCGAAAAATGTCTTATGAAAGAAAATTCCTTTGAGTTAGTTCCCAGCAGTTACTGGAGTGATGATTTATGGTTTATGGATCAACAGAACCGAAAATTTAGAGAGAGCCGTGGATTTAAAATAGTTAATACAGGAGAGGCAGAAGGAGTAGTTGTAGGAGGAAATCTCTGTACTTTTAACTTATTGCATGGTACGGAATTCATGCCTGATTTAACTGATAAAATTATATTTATTGAAGATGATTATGAAACTAACCCCCAAATTTTTGATAGAGACTTGCAATCCATAATACACCAACCTAATTTTGACAAAGTACGAGGACTTATTATTGGACGCTTTGAAAGAAGGTCTCGTTTTACAACTGATTTACTGCAAAAAAGTATTAAAAGTAAAAAAGAGTTGAAGGGTATACCAATAATAGCAGACGTTGATATAAGTCACACGACACCCAGAGCTACCATGCCAATTGGTGGTAAAGTTAAAATGAAGGCTGATGATAATAAAGCAATAATAGAAATTTTAGATCACTAA
- a CDS encoding DNA polymerase Y family protein: MNNIFHVDVNSAYLSWEAVYRLQMGEKKDLREIPSVVGGNEENRHGIVLAKSIPAKKYGIQTGETLFSARLKCPELEVVPPRYHIYMKCSQEMEELLKRYSPNVQFYSIDEMFIDYTNMEKKFGNAIDAAYTIKRQIKKELGFTVNVGVGPNKLLAKMASGLKKPDRVHTLFFDEIFEKMWPLPVNKLFMVGGRTAKKLDVLGIKTIGDLATEDISKLYKIFKSHGVLIHNYANGLENSKVRNEPMPIKGLGNSSTFSFDVCSEKEALMLLLSLTETVATRLRRGNFRAKVIKIHIKDKDFFTFSHQRKVVNPIQSTDAIYSVVKELFLEVWHKKPIRKMGVALGDIYTSDYEQITFWEEDDKTKRMLDKTVDNIRKRYGAKAVFRSCFLHSGIKPLEGGVIDNEDYPMVSSVL; this comes from the coding sequence ATGAATAATATATTTCATGTTGATGTAAATTCTGCCTATTTATCTTGGGAGGCAGTGTACAGATTGCAAATGGGGGAAAAAAAAGATTTGCGAGAAATTCCTTCTGTAGTAGGAGGTAATGAGGAAAATCGACATGGAATTGTGCTGGCAAAGTCAATTCCTGCTAAAAAGTATGGTATACAAACTGGAGAAACACTTTTTTCTGCTAGACTTAAATGTCCAGAGTTAGAGGTCGTTCCCCCTAGGTATCATATTTATATGAAATGTAGCCAAGAAATGGAGGAGTTGCTAAAACGATATTCTCCTAATGTACAGTTTTACTCTATTGATGAGATGTTTATAGATTACACCAACATGGAAAAAAAATTCGGTAATGCCATAGATGCTGCTTACACTATAAAAAGACAAATAAAAAAAGAACTTGGCTTTACTGTAAATGTAGGAGTAGGACCCAATAAGTTGCTGGCTAAAATGGCATCGGGGTTAAAGAAACCAGACAGGGTTCACACTTTGTTTTTTGATGAAATCTTTGAAAAAATGTGGCCATTACCTGTAAATAAATTATTTATGGTGGGAGGCAGAACTGCTAAAAAACTTGATGTCTTAGGCATTAAGACTATAGGTGACCTTGCTACAGAGGATATCTCTAAATTATATAAAATATTTAAAAGTCACGGTGTACTAATACATAATTATGCCAACGGTTTAGAGAATTCCAAAGTTCGCAATGAGCCTATGCCTATAAAAGGTTTAGGAAATTCATCTACTTTTTCTTTTGATGTTTGTAGTGAAAAAGAAGCGCTGATGCTGCTTTTATCGCTAACAGAAACTGTTGCTACTAGGCTTAGGAGGGGAAATTTTAGGGCAAAAGTTATAAAAATTCATATAAAGGATAAAGACTTTTTCACTTTTTCTCACCAAAGAAAAGTTGTTAATCCAATTCAATCAACGGATGCTATATATAGTGTAGTAAAAGAACTTTTTTTAGAAGTATGGCATAAAAAACCTATTAGAAAAATGGGAGTAGCATTAGGAGATATATATACTTCTGATTATGAGCAAATTACCTTTTGGGAAGAAGATGATAAAACAAAAAGAATGTTGGATAAAACCGTAGACAATATTCGAAAAAGGTATGGAGCAAAGGCTGTATTTAGATCATGCTTTTTACATTCTGGCATAAAGCCTTTAGAAGGAGGGGTAATTGATAATGAAGACTATCCTATGGTCTCTAGCGTGCTGTAA
- a CDS encoding D-alanyl-D-alanine carboxypeptidase family protein, with the protein MDLEKQYKNLSIIAIIFVFIIILFFAIMHISSNFSPGHISINVNVGDVDGGTVLGSGQYKKGETVTIQAFPRKNYKFKGWKIDDQVISNKKQYQFMLEEQKDITAIFEEVFTFTVKEGTIPGGTVEGGGQFKKGEDVTAQATPNPGYEFVGWKQNNEIISTNQNLELTLEGSKKIIAKFKLLDSPIENNLVITDGDYLKALVTKDTYLGRYHPEDLKQIPLEYTHNNIQLQLREEALKHLIKLFKAAEKGELNQLTVMSAYRGYNYQQRIFTNNASRHGREQANKFSAKPGQSEHQLGTAVDFSDGSGSLSQDFADTPEGKWLAKNAHKYGFIMSYPEGKANITGYIYEPWHFRYIGIETAEKFKQSDYKTLTEFLEEKPQYFEEMN; encoded by the coding sequence TTGGACTTAGAGAAACAATATAAAAATCTTTCTATCATAGCTATTATTTTTGTATTTATCATAATATTATTTTTTGCAATTATGCATATCAGCTCAAACTTTTCTCCAGGCCATATATCTATAAACGTAAATGTTGGTGACGTGGATGGCGGAACTGTATTAGGTAGTGGTCAATATAAAAAAGGAGAAACAGTAACTATCCAAGCCTTTCCTAGGAAAAACTACAAGTTTAAGGGCTGGAAAATAGATGACCAAGTTATTTCAAATAAAAAACAATATCAGTTTATGTTAGAGGAACAAAAAGATATTACTGCTATATTTGAAGAAGTCTTCACCTTTACAGTTAAAGAGGGTACAATCCCTGGCGGAACCGTAGAAGGTGGCGGACAATTTAAAAAAGGTGAAGATGTAACAGCACAAGCAACCCCTAACCCAGGTTATGAATTTGTAGGATGGAAACAAAATAATGAAATAATCTCTACAAATCAAAACCTTGAGCTAACTTTAGAAGGTAGTAAAAAGATAATCGCCAAGTTTAAATTGCTGGATTCCCCAATTGAAAATAATTTAGTGATAACAGATGGCGACTATCTTAAAGCGCTAGTTACTAAAGATACTTACCTAGGCAGATATCATCCCGAAGATTTAAAACAGATTCCACTAGAATATACTCATAATAATATACAACTTCAGCTGAGAGAAGAAGCGCTAAAACATTTGATAAAACTTTTTAAAGCTGCTGAAAAAGGGGAACTTAACCAACTAACAGTTATGTCAGCGTATAGAGGCTATAATTATCAACAAAGAATATTTACCAACAACGCTTCTCGCCATGGTAGAGAACAGGCAAATAAATTCAGCGCAAAACCTGGTCAATCAGAGCACCAGCTAGGTACAGCCGTTGACTTTAGTGATGGTAGCGGTTCACTTTCTCAAGACTTTGCTGATACTCCCGAAGGCAAGTGGTTGGCAAAAAATGCCCATAAATACGGTTTTATCATGAGTTATCCAGAAGGCAAAGCTAATATAACAGGATATATCTATGAACCATGGCATTTCAGATACATAGGTATAGAAACAGCTGAAAAATTTAAACAATCAGATTACAAAACTTTAACAGAATTTTTAGAGGAAAAACCTCAATATTTTGAAGAAATGAATTAA
- a CDS encoding M42 family metallopeptidase yields the protein MELLKKLTEANGIPGREERIREIVITEMKSMMDEVNVDAMGNVIGVKKGKGNKKVMLCGHMDEIGFIVSHIDDKGFLRLNPVGGFDPRTLVAQRVNVHGREDLKGVLMPGIKPAHLMTPEEAKRTLRVQDFFIDLGRTKEEVEKLVRIGDFVTLDRNFEEIGDNFSAKALDDRAGVYIMLEAIRKLQSHDVDIYAVATVQEEQGLRGATTGAYGVRPDVGLALDVTIAGDVPGGSPDSVVTKLGDGAAIKLMDSAAISNYKLVDFMRDLAEDNDIKYQMEILPRGGTDAGAMERAHTGCPVITLSLPTRYVHSNVETANKKDLQATIDLLAKFLENVHKGDFSL from the coding sequence TTGGAACTATTAAAAAAACTAACAGAGGCTAATGGTATACCAGGTAGAGAGGAAAGAATTAGAGAGATTGTTATTACAGAAATGAAAAGTATGATGGATGAAGTTAATGTTGATGCTATGGGAAATGTAATCGGTGTTAAAAAAGGAAAAGGAAATAAAAAAGTCATGTTATGTGGGCATATGGATGAGATAGGCTTTATTGTGTCTCATATAGATGATAAAGGATTTTTGCGTTTAAATCCTGTTGGTGGTTTTGATCCTCGAACTTTAGTAGCCCAGAGAGTAAATGTTCATGGTAGAGAAGATTTGAAGGGAGTTCTTATGCCAGGAATTAAGCCGGCTCATTTAATGACTCCAGAAGAAGCAAAAAGAACTTTACGAGTTCAAGACTTTTTTATAGATTTAGGAAGAACAAAAGAAGAGGTAGAAAAGCTTGTTAGAATAGGTGACTTTGTTACTTTAGATAGAAATTTTGAAGAAATTGGAGACAATTTTTCTGCTAAAGCTTTGGATGATAGAGCTGGGGTTTATATTATGTTAGAGGCTATAAGGAAACTTCAAAGTCATGATGTAGATATTTATGCTGTAGCTACAGTGCAAGAAGAGCAAGGATTGCGTGGAGCTACTACAGGAGCTTATGGTGTTAGACCAGATGTTGGTCTTGCTTTAGATGTGACTATTGCTGGAGATGTGCCAGGGGGAAGTCCTGATTCTGTAGTTACTAAACTAGGCGATGGTGCAGCAATCAAGTTGATGGATTCTGCGGCTATTTCTAATTATAAACTAGTTGATTTTATGAGGGATTTAGCTGAGGACAACGATATAAAGTATCAGATGGAGATTCTACCTAGAGGTGGTACTGACGCAGGTGCTATGGAACGTGCTCATACTGGTTGTCCTGTTATAACTTTATCCCTTCCAACTAGATATGTTCACAGCAATGTTGAAACCGCTAATAAAAAAGATTTACAAGCTACAATAGATTTACTTGCAAAGTTTTTAGAAAATGTTCATAAGGGAGATTTTAGTTTATAG
- a CDS encoding EscU/YscU/HrcU family type III secretion system export apparatus switch protein, with protein sequence MDDKIKRDKAVALKYKKGEKASPQVVARGGGVVAEKIQQVAQENQIPLYNDKQLVEQLIRLEVSERIPPELYKAVAEVLVFVYSMDRE encoded by the coding sequence ATGGATGATAAAATAAAAAGAGATAAAGCAGTAGCTTTAAAATATAAAAAAGGCGAGAAAGCGTCTCCTCAAGTAGTCGCTAGAGGGGGAGGGGTTGTAGCGGAAAAAATTCAACAAGTAGCTCAAGAAAATCAAATACCTCTTTATAATGATAAGCAGTTAGTAGAACAGCTTATTAGGTTGGAAGTTTCAGAGCGGATTCCACCGGAATTATATAAGGCCGTCGCTGAAGTGTTGGTGTTTGTTTATTCTATGGATAGGGAGTAA
- a CDS encoding methyl-accepting chemotaxis protein encodes MKGTVISAWIKSAKELYGENLVAEAMEQVNWETDKVIKPTEDIDEQIPYKIIDYIAKKQNSTTGEIWQQIGQKNIYSFFNLYPSYFQQKNLYSFLRSMDDIHNIITEKVPNATPPRLIMEVVSSHEATIKYISKRKMFDYFIGLIKGASDFFNEPIEVETQEQKDQSITIKITFSQQIHYVKNFPLNKILSLGFIKSSETKSALLSTAITAAIAYPFQLMVPQNLFIPSLLISFFIINIASAKLINRPFKEVVNSLDKMLNKDYYVSTEIKTNDQYEDLQKTISNYKGSLVKDLIGFKGIADEMDSFGSTLTGISNDMDQTSSEISDVVEQVAEGAINQAEETESSVSILSDNISSLREIVDKENQSKDLLEGVVSDINQGYNDVLQTTENIQKIVSQFATLKENSDKLEQQAGDITEIVEAVTSISEQTNLLALNASIEAARAGEQGKGFSVVAEEIRKLAEESKTAALSINENLNTFSERIFAIVKDIEEQFGILKEESHKLNNVADSNQKATESIGSVTQSIIEMIDQLTLETDSISNIYNKIESLAAIAEENSASSEEVSASVNQYTDRIKDMSQNIKEFKKLTGEFKEDLQKHQI; translated from the coding sequence TTGAAAGGAACAGTTATTTCTGCATGGATTAAATCTGCCAAAGAGTTATATGGTGAAAACTTGGTAGCGGAAGCTATGGAACAAGTTAACTGGGAAACAGATAAAGTTATTAAACCTACAGAAGATATTGACGAACAAATTCCCTACAAAATCATTGACTACATCGCAAAAAAACAAAACAGCACTACAGGAGAAATATGGCAACAGATAGGACAAAAAAATATCTACTCTTTTTTCAACTTATACCCTAGTTATTTTCAGCAAAAAAATTTATACTCTTTTTTAAGGTCTATGGATGATATCCATAACATAATTACAGAAAAAGTACCAAATGCTACACCTCCCCGCCTTATCATGGAAGTAGTATCTTCCCATGAGGCAACTATTAAGTACATATCTAAAAGAAAGATGTTTGACTATTTTATAGGTCTTATAAAAGGAGCTTCGGATTTCTTTAACGAACCAATAGAAGTAGAAACTCAAGAGCAAAAGGACCAAAGCATTACAATAAAAATAACTTTTTCTCAACAAATTCATTACGTTAAAAACTTTCCTTTAAACAAAATTCTATCTTTAGGATTTATAAAAAGTAGTGAAACTAAATCAGCTCTATTGTCTACTGCTATAACAGCAGCTATAGCGTATCCCTTCCAGTTGATGGTTCCACAAAATCTTTTTATACCGTCGCTTTTAATAAGCTTTTTTATAATTAACATAGCTAGTGCTAAACTAATCAATCGACCGTTTAAAGAAGTTGTCAACTCTCTAGACAAAATGCTAAATAAAGATTATTACGTTTCTACGGAAATAAAAACCAATGACCAATACGAGGACTTGCAAAAAACAATAAGCAATTATAAAGGTAGCTTAGTTAAAGACTTAATTGGCTTTAAAGGTATAGCCGATGAAATGGACAGTTTTGGCTCCACCTTAACTGGTATATCTAATGACATGGATCAAACATCTTCAGAGATTTCAGACGTAGTAGAACAAGTGGCTGAAGGGGCTATAAATCAAGCAGAGGAAACCGAAAGCTCTGTATCAATCTTAAGTGATAATATATCTTCATTGCGGGAAATCGTAGATAAGGAAAACCAAAGCAAAGATTTACTTGAGGGTGTAGTAAGTGATATAAATCAAGGTTATAATGACGTACTACAAACTACCGAAAACATTCAAAAAATAGTATCCCAGTTTGCAACCTTAAAAGAAAATAGCGACAAATTAGAGCAACAAGCTGGAGATATAACAGAAATTGTAGAAGCAGTTACATCGATTTCGGAACAAACTAATCTTTTAGCTTTAAATGCTTCTATAGAGGCAGCTAGAGCGGGAGAACAAGGAAAAGGTTTCTCTGTAGTAGCAGAAGAAATAAGAAAACTTGCAGAAGAATCTAAAACAGCTGCTTTAAGTATAAATGAGAATTTAAACACCTTTAGCGAAAGAATATTTGCCATTGTTAAAGATATCGAAGAGCAGTTTGGCATATTAAAAGAAGAAAGTCATAAGCTAAATAACGTTGCTGACTCCAATCAAAAAGCAACAGAAAGTATAGGTTCTGTAACCCAATCCATCATAGAAATGATTGACCAACTCACCTTGGAAACCGACTCTATATCCAATATCTATAATAAAATAGAAAGCTTAGCAGCTATAGCAGAAGAAAACTCAGCATCAAGCGAAGAAGTATCTGCTAGTGTTAACCAATATACAGATAGAATTAAAGATATGTCACAAAACATAAAAGAGTTTAAAAAGCTAACCGGAGAATTTAAAGAAGATCTTCAAAAACATCAAATATAA
- a CDS encoding tyrosine-protein phosphatase has protein sequence MIDVHSHILPGIDDGASCIEQAIEMAKIAQQENITKIISTPHYLGEGQDASKESILKAAKLLNQSCVDNGIDIDILVGQELYANINLLEDIKNNNVLPLANTDFLLIEFPMMSLPSWADDILHGIMVLGYKPVIAHPERYGYVINNPDIVKEWINMGCFTQINSMSITGRFGSKVQKVVKELATRDMIHLLGTDSHSHRGRSPKVQDSISLLKNWIGTKDAKMVVDNGFRLLENQELVTKVPQTKRNKFVSFLKRIL, from the coding sequence ATGATAGATGTACATAGTCATATTTTGCCAGGAATTGACGATGGGGCCAGCTGTATAGAACAAGCTATAGAAATGGCAAAGATTGCTCAACAGGAAAATATTACAAAAATTATCTCTACCCCACATTATTTAGGCGAAGGACAAGATGCCTCTAAGGAAAGTATTCTAAAAGCTGCTAAGCTTTTAAATCAAAGTTGTGTTGATAACGGCATTGATATAGATATTTTAGTTGGTCAAGAACTGTATGCAAACATTAATCTTTTAGAAGATATTAAGAATAATAATGTTTTGCCATTAGCCAATACTGATTTTTTGCTTATAGAATTTCCCATGATGTCCCTACCTTCTTGGGCTGATGATATTTTACACGGTATTATGGTGTTAGGCTATAAACCTGTTATAGCTCATCCAGAACGCTATGGATATGTTATAAATAATCCAGATATAGTTAAAGAATGGATTAACATGGGATGTTTTACTCAAATAAATTCTATGAGTATTACAGGTAGATTCGGTAGCAAGGTACAAAAAGTAGTAAAAGAGCTTGCTACAAGGGATATGATTCATTTGCTAGGTACTGATTCACACTCACATAGAGGTCGCTCTCCTAAAGTGCAAGATTCTATATCTCTTTTAAAAAATTGGATTGGAACTAAAGACGCTAAAATGGTAGTGGATAATGGTTTTAGATTATTAGAAAACCAGGAATTAGTGACAAAGGTACCACAAACAAAAAGAAATAAGTTTGTTTCTTTTTTAAAAAGGATTTTATAG
- a CDS encoding CpsD/CapB family tyrosine-protein kinase, whose translation MMQKLDIVTHAQPKSPISEAYRTLRTNIQFSSLDKPVRTIMVTSSGPGEGKTTTSVNLATALAQTEEKVVIVDADLRKPRIHKIFKAINSSGVTNILVNDLDYKKDVIVTEVDNLDLITAGTTPPNPSEILSSQKMKNFIRQLKEDYDYVIIDTPPSAIVTDAAILSQNADGVLLVCASGQVAIDGAQKAKELLTNVNANILGVVLNKIPVDDGSYYAQYYYSDYYEDSNDYKQKASARAKRRLEK comes from the coding sequence ATAATGCAAAAGCTTGATATTGTAACTCATGCTCAACCTAAGTCACCAATTTCTGAAGCTTATAGAACTCTGAGAACTAACATCCAATTTTCTAGTTTAGATAAGCCTGTAAGAACTATAATGGTTACAAGTTCTGGTCCAGGAGAGGGCAAAACTACAACTTCCGTAAATTTAGCAACAGCTTTGGCCCAAACAGAAGAAAAAGTTGTTATAGTGGATGCTGATTTGCGTAAGCCTAGGATACATAAAATATTTAAAGCTATAAATTCTAGTGGAGTAACTAATATATTAGTAAATGATTTAGATTATAAAAAGGATGTTATAGTAACCGAAGTGGATAATTTGGATTTAATAACAGCCGGCACTACTCCACCTAATCCCTCAGAAATCCTGTCTTCTCAAAAGATGAAAAACTTTATAAGGCAGTTAAAAGAAGATTATGATTATGTCATTATAGACACCCCTCCTTCTGCTATAGTAACTGATGCAGCAATTTTATCCCAAAACGCTGATGGGGTATTACTGGTTTGTGCTTCAGGACAAGTAGCTATTGATGGAGCACAAAAGGCAAAAGAACTACTAACTAATGTAAATGCGAATATTTTAGGTGTTGTATTAAATAAGATACCGGTAGATGATGGAAGTTACTATGCTCAATATTACTACTCTGATTATTATGAGGATAGTAATGACTATAAACAAAAGGCTTCAGCTAGGGCAAAAAGGAGATTGGAAAAATGA
- a CDS encoding YveK family protein has translation MENNDMELDLKDIFYVIRKRIWFVTLITCLAIISSGIVSSLFISPTYSSTTTVMVGKAWEEGTNLQRSDLDLNRRLAESYGQVVNSRSVTEEVISRLNLELTSIQLQDKLTVNQVRDTEFIKIEAKNNDPMKAALIANTVAEVFMEQVQVIMNVDNVQILDEAIAPDNPVSPRVRLNMAIAAILGLMASVFIVFLLEYLDNTIKSEKDVQRHLELEVIGTVPYYDQEG, from the coding sequence ATGGAAAATAACGATATGGAATTAGATTTAAAAGATATTTTTTATGTTATACGAAAAAGAATCTGGTTTGTTACGTTAATTACTTGCTTAGCTATCATAAGCAGTGGAATAGTTTCTAGTTTGTTTATTAGTCCTACTTATAGCTCTACAACTACTGTAATGGTTGGCAAAGCTTGGGAAGAGGGGACAAACTTACAAAGGTCTGATTTAGATCTTAATAGGCGCTTAGCGGAAAGTTATGGTCAGGTAGTAAATAGTAGGAGTGTGACTGAAGAAGTAATCTCCCGTTTGAACCTTGAGCTTACCAGCATCCAGTTACAAGATAAATTAACAGTTAATCAAGTTAGAGATACAGAATTTATTAAAATTGAGGCAAAAAATAATGACCCTATGAAGGCTGCTTTGATTGCTAATACAGTGGCTGAGGTTTTTATGGAACAAGTACAGGTAATAATGAATGTTGATAATGTACAAATATTAGATGAAGCTATTGCACCTGATAATCCTGTAAGTCCAAGGGTTAGGCTTAACATGGCTATAGCGGCAATCCTAGGATTGATGGCAAGCGTGTTTATAGTGTTTTTATTAGAATATCTAGATAACACCATTAAGTCTGAGAAAGATGTGCAGCGTCACCTAGAACTAGAAGTTATAGGAACTGTACCTTACTATGATCAAGAAGGGTAG